The Opisthocomus hoazin isolate bOpiHoa1 chromosome 18, bOpiHoa1.hap1, whole genome shotgun sequence region CGCAGGATCCCCCGCTGCAGCTGGGTGGTGAGGGCCTGGGCACGGGTGCTCGCGGGAGAGGGGCTCGGGGAGTTTTTCCTCCTTAGGGGTATCTGGATGGCACTGTAGGGACACAGTTCATCATTAGTAAACCCCATTTCTGGCTGCTCCCCAGGTGGGCTCTCGGCTGTGCTCAGGGACGCGTTGGGTGGCCTCAGTTCTCCAATTCCCTGTGCCTGGGGCTGGACAAATGCTTGGCTCAGGAACTGGGGTGGAATTTAGGCCATCAGATAATGATGTGGCAACCAGCTACCGTGCCAGCTGATTTCTTATCACCCCTGCTGAGCAGGAGAAGGCTGTTTATACACCAGTGACCTCTTGCACTTTCTCATGACGTCTCCTGtcttctcctcttccccagcctcCTGCGTTACCCTCCCGCAGAAACACAGCTGAATGTGTTTGCTGTCGTGTGGCTTCTTACCAAGCCAGAAATACTTTGCGTAggggaattttgctttcctcaaAAGATCCGTGTCTTGTTTTTAAGATGCTGTTTTACTCAACAACGTAGTCCAGAACTTCGGTATGCTGGATCTGGTCAAGAAGGTCCTGGCCAGCCACAAGTGCCAGATGGATCGCTCGCGGGAGCAGTACACGCGGGATTTGGCAGGTATGGCCCGTGCTGGCACTGCCAGCGGGTTTTCTCTCTGTGTAAGAAAGTGGGGTTTTTGTTAAAGCTGGTGCATGCTAAACCGGCCGCGGTGGGACTGGCTGCTGCGGCTCCAGGCGTTGCCGTGGTCCCTGGGAAGCTCGTCCCGGGTCCGGGCTGAGCCAGCCCTCTTCcctctccagctctggagcagcagTGTGACGAGCACCGCAAGCGAGCGAAGGAGCTGAAGCACAAATCGCAGCATCTCAACAACGTCCTGATGACCCTCACGCCCGTCTCCGTCCCCACGCCTTTAAAACGTCCCAGGCTGACCAGGGCCACCTCCGGACCAGCTGCCATCACCTCCCAAGTGCTGTCCCAGCCGGCGCAGCTCGCCGTCACCCCCAGCGTGCCCGTCTCCCAGCTCGCCAGCCTTCCCCTCGGCAAAGTGGTCTCAGCCCTCCCgccctcggtgctggggaagagccCGTCCCAGCCTCCTGCCGCCAGCTCCCCGGCCTCCCCGCTGCTGGGGGGGTACACGGTACTGGCCTCCGCCGGCTCCACCTTCCCCGGCACGGTGGAGATCCACCCGGACGCTTCCAACCTGACGGTGCTGAGCACGGCCGCGGTCCAGGACGGCAGCACGGTCGTGAAGGTGGTGAGCCCCTTCCAGCTGCTGACGCTGCCGGGACTGGGCACGACCATCCAGAACGTGACACAAATGGCTCCTGGCGGGAGCACGGTCGTGACCGTCCCGTCCGGTGCCGGTGAGGCCGCCGGGGACGAGCACGCCGCCATCGAGGTGACCGCAGTGGCCGACGAGGCGGAGCAGAAGTGAAAGGGGGACTTGCCTGGAGGGACGCTGGCCGTGCCGCTCTGGGTGGAACTGCCTTTTCCCTGGTTGTGCTGCGGGAAGAGGAGCGGCGTAACGAGGGGCACAGGTTAACGAGACTCAGAGCAGCTCACGTCGGTAACGAGGAGGTTCAGgtcagagggaaggagggggaggaaggatgcTCAGAGAAGGGAAAGGCCAAAATGCTGTGCCCtgtttggaggaggaaaaaaaaaaaaagcttaattctTTTATAAAGCTTTCCTCCCCTGTTCTCTTGGAATAGTTACTCCGTTCTAGCTCGTCAGCCCTGCCTCGTCTGCAGGCGTAGCTGGAGCAGCGTCCGTTAGAGGAGCAGGGcgcagggcagggagaaggcgGTCGCGAAAGGAGAAGCAGGCGAAGCGCTGAGCAGGCACCGACCCGGCTGCCGAGGGGCCTGGCGTGAGCTgacggggggtgccggggagccggctgctccccggcccGGGGGACCCCGGTTGTCACCGGGATGCGTGCGGTCATCGAGACCGGGAAGGGGCTCTGCGTGGCAGCGCGGGCGCGAGCCCCGGGACGTTGGCTTCTGCGGGGGATGCTGGCTTCGGGTGGTGGAAACGGGCGGGAGCTCTCGTGGCGGTGGTCACGGTGGGCTGCCTGGGTCTGCTGGGGGACGGAGGAGTGGGGAGAGAGAAACCCAGAGGGCTGGGAAGAGCTGTCACTTCTGAAGACTTAGGGTGTCTTTCtagttttctcaaaaaaaaaagaaaaaaatccgttctttgggatttttttttaagcaaatggtGATTTTTAAGCCAAGCCCTTTGGGTGCGAAGATCGTGCCGTGAGGCAGAGACGTCCTGCTGAAGGCGCAGAGGTGAGCGCAACGGCAGCGCTCCGAGGAGCTTGCACTTACTTCAACGAGGGGTGACCCTGGTGCAGGATCGGGCCGGTCCCTGGTCCCCAGTGTCTCTCCGGGCTCCCCGACCTGCGGGTGGGCAGCCGTTCCGTGgcggggcaggcagcccccagcactCCTTCGACCGCTCGGCTCGCTGCCGCAGGGCACAGGCGCGGCTGCAGCCATGGGCACGCTGTCTCCGGCTGGAAGGAGTCGGGTGCTGGGAGTCTTGGGGTTTCTACAGACttgagctggcagcagcagcgccgACAGGTCACTTTAATGagctaataaatatttttttggaaGAGCGCTGCTGGTTGGTTGTATTTCTGCAGCTGGGCGCGACCGCCGGGGTTGCAAAGCGGGGCTGGGTTGGGGCAGGAGCACGCTTTTCACTTTTATTTAGATGTAACCGCACACATATAGAATCagagaacggtttgggttggaagggaccttgaagaccatctggttccagccgccctgccatgagcagggacatcttccaccagcccagggtgctcagagctccatccaacctggccttggacactgccagggagggggcagccacagcttctctgggcagcctgtgccagtgtttcaccacctcatggagaagaatttcttcctaatatctcatctaaatctgccctctgttagttcagagccattcccccttgtcctgtcgctccacacccttgtgaaaagcccctctccatccttcctgtcggccgctccaggcactggcagctgctctaagatcaccccagagccttcttttctccaggctgaacagccccagctccctcagcctgtcctcgtgagagaggtgctccagcccttggatcatctctgtggcctcctctggtcccactccaacacatccatgtccttcccatGCTGGGGGCTCATGCTGCTGCCTGCGCGTGGGCGAAGGTGCTCCAGCATGGTGGGGACCGCGGGCACGTTGTGATGCTCCGGCTGTGTCCTGGGTGTTTGGGGAGTGTCTGGGCTGGGACGCAGCGCTGCGTTTGGGGGTTTGTTAACCACAGGGAAGACGAGGGGGGGGTTCTGTTTGTTTGAATCTGCTGGCTGTGTTTGGGGGTGCTGCTCTGGTTAAATGCTGGGAGGAGTGGGACTTGAGGAGAAACCCTCAGGGTTTGTTAAAGGAAGAGACTCTTTtaggtggtgcccagtgacaggatgggGGGCAATGGGCGcaggctgaagcagaggaagctccagctgaacccgaggaagaacttcttccctctgagggtgccggagccctggcccaggctgcccagggaggctgtggagtctccttctctggagatattccagccccgcctggccgcggtgctgtgcagcctgctctgggtgaccctgcttgggcagggggttgggctgggggaccccagaggtccctgccaaccccgaccatgctgggattctgtgagaagaACGGAGCTTTGCATTAGGAGAGGGCGATTCTCCTgttggagggaggaggaaaaacctCGGCGTTGGTGCGGCCCCTGCCAGACACGTGAGTCTGAGCGATTTCAGTGCTCCCTCCGTGCGTGGGAGCAGCTTTACCCGAACGCGTTCATGCTATAACAGCAGTTACTGTCTTCTCTTTGCAGATGATGCTTCTAATTCCAGGGACTGGAAGGGTTGGTTCCACCCCACCAGGCTGGGTGAGAGCAGCGGTCACGCAGATCTTCCATCCCGGCCGAGGTGGGAGCCGTGGCCGTGCCGGCGTGTCCCGGCGCTCCGGGGTAGCACCGCGGGAGCAGGGGATGGAGCTCAGAGCTCATCTCCGTGCCCGGAGATGAAGCCCGGGGCTGGCTGCGCCGCAGCTCTGCTGTGAGCGGACGCTTGGCCCTCGGCCGTGGCAGCAGATGGACGGATGCCGTGTGTCCATGTGGAGCCAGAGCCCGTTTCTCCAAGCCCCTTTTCTCTACCCGCAGGGTCGTTGTTCTGAAACCACTAGTTCTGTGTGTCACAGCCCCAGGGAAACCAGTAAATCAACCCAGTATTGGCTAATTCTGCCTCTTCTGCCAGGCCAGCTTTGTCTATGCTGACTTTCTCCTGGTAAATAAGGGTTAACTCCTTCCtcaccctggggagggggacagcacGGCCAGGCTGGTCCTTCCTCGAGGAGCTGCGCGTGGTGGAGGGTTTGCCCCGGCGTggtggctgccctgcagcccctccagctgtgGTCACCGAGCCGGGTGGGCAAGGACGTGGCTCGGTGGCACTGGGTGCTCCAGTGGGTGCACCGAGCTCCTTGGTGCTCGTGGAGGACGGGGAGGAGGCTCCTCCATGCCTCTGCGGTTGGGTGAAGGTTCCTGCATCTTCTCTTGAGGGCAGGAGCTGCCGTAGCTTCAGCAGCTTGGCATTTTCAGGGGTTTTCGGCAGTTTTCTCGTATAAGGAGTTTTGTTTTCAAACCCAGCCCTGGGATGTGGCCGTCAGGAGGGGAAGCGTTGCGAAGGGAGCTCGTTGGAGGTGTGAGGAGACAGAGTTGCCTCCAAAGACCTGCTGAGTTTGAAAGGGTGCTGGGGTGAGGTGGGCAAAGCAGGAGAGggatgtctgtctgtccatcccgcCTGCGTGCCGAGTGGAGGGGGGAGGCCCTCGAAGTCTCACCAGTCCAGCCTCTGCGTCCCCTCCCGAGCAGCAGCGTCTCGCTGGAGGTGGCTTAGGTGTCTTTGAGTGGTTGCTTTTTATGGGCTCTGCGCATCTGCTCTTGTCCAGGGACGCTTAGGTCACTTGGTGGTGGTTTATTTGTTCCACTCTTTGCATGGGGTTTGGATGTGGCTGGATGCAGCATCATCCCTCACAGCATCACACAGAAtgacagactggtcggggttggcagggacctctggggtcacccagcccaaccccctgcccaagcagggtcacccagagcaggctgcacagcaccgcggccaggcggggctggaatatctccagagaaggagactccacagcctccctgggcagcctgggccagggctccgtcaccctcagagggaagaagttcttcctcgggttcagctggagcttcctctgcttcagtttgtgcccgttgccccttgttcagAGGAAACCCGGGGAAAACCTCCCCTACACCAAAATCCGCATCCTGGCACGGTGCTGGGAGGGTGGCAGGGCCGACGCTGGGCTTTGCTCGTGGCGCTGGGTGCCATCTCCATCTCCCAAAGCCGACAGTGAACTCGGCGCTGGCTGCCGCGCTGCCCATCACATCCTGCCCGCAAAGCACCGGTGGTGCTGGGGAAGCACCGGGTGGTTCTGGAGCCGAGCCGAGCGCTCCTCGGGGTGCCGCGCGGCGCTGGGCTGTCCCCGGCGTGGACAGGGTGCGCGCGTGGGGCTGGCACAGCCTGAGACGTGGCTCCAAAGTCTGGGCGTCCGTGGCGTGACCGGGGCGGACCCAGCTGCACCCAGCGCTGATAACCACCAAGTTCCTCCAGCTGCCTCTAGCCGAGCTCCGACACgcaggcaggaggaaaaaaatggtttatttCCTCCAAGGCATTCGATTCTGTTTTGTTTCGGCCGAGGCGGAACCCGGGGCCACAGCTGATTAGGAAGCGTCCTGCCGAAGCGGAGGCTTTCCCCTCCCAGGCTGCCCGCTGTTAAGATATCGCAGTCATTTCTTCCTCGCTATCTTCCCGCTCGGGGCAGCGCTCGTGTGCCAGCCCGCGGACACAGAAAGCGTCGTGATCGCCGAGAACCCTCGTCTGgcctctccagcctgagcagcgtTGCTGAGCCGGGACCTGGGGCTCTGCTTCTGCTTCCCGCGGTGAGTGAAGGGTCCTCCGCGGCCGCAGCGATGCCTTCCCCGAGCGGCGCCCGTGCCTTCGCCCAGCCCTCGAGAGCTGCGGGCTGAGCGCCCTGCGCCAGCCGTCTCGTGATGGACAAACCCGTCCAAGGTTCTCCGGGGCTGCAGGTGGAGCGGGGGTGGCTGGGTTGAAGGGGGGTGGCTGGAGGGGCCTCCTGGATCCTCTTTCAGGGTGTCTGGGAGGTGGCATCTGAGCGTGGGGTGGGACCTGGTTTGTGGCATCTCCACCTTGGTGTGGGACAGGGTTTGTGGCATCTCCACCTTGGTGTGGGACGGGGTTTGTGGCATCTCTACCTTGGTGTGGGACGGGGTTTGTGGCATCTCCACCTTGGTGTGGGACAGGGTTTGTGGCATCTCCACCTTGGTGTGGGACAGGGTCTGTGGCTTCTCCACCTTGGTGTGGGACGAGGTCTGTGGCATCTCCACCTTGGTGTGGGACAGGGTTTGTGGCATCTCTACCTTGGTGTGGGATGGGGTTTGTGGCATCTCTACCTTGGTGTGGGACAGGGTTTGTGGCATCTCCACTTTGGTGTGAGACCTGGTTTGTGGCATCTCCACCTTGGTGTGGGACAGGGTTTGTGGCATCTCCACCTTGGTGTGGGACAGGGTTTGTGGCATCTCTACCTTGGTGTGGGACAGGGTTTGTGGCATCTCTACCTTGGTGTGGGACAGGGTTTGTGGCATCTCCACCTTGGTGTGGGACCTGGTTTGTGGCATCTCCACCTTGGTGTGGGACAGGGTCTGTGGCTTCTCCACCTTGGTGTGGGACGAGGTCTGTGGCATCTCCACCTTGGTGTGGGACAGGGTTTGTGGCATCTCTACCTTGGTGTGGGATGGGGTTTGTGGCATCTCTACCTTGGTGTGGGACAGGGTTTGTGGCATCTCCACTTTGGTGTGAGACCTGGTTTGTGGCATCTCCACCTTGGTGTGGGACAGGGTTTGTGGCATCTCCACCTTGGTGTGGGACCTGGTTTGTGGCATCTCCACCTTGGTGTGGGACGAGGTCTGTGGCATCTCCATCTTGGTGTGGGACAGGGTTTGTGGCATCTCCACTTTGGTGTGGGACAGGGTCTGTGGCTTCTCCACCTTGGTGTGGGACGAGGTCTGTGGCATCTCCACCTTGGTGTGGGACAGGGTTTGTGGCATCTCTACCTTGGTGTGGGATGGGGTTTGTGGCATCTCTACCTTGGTGTGGGACAGGGTTTGTGGCATCTCTACCTTGGTGTGGGATGGGGTTTGTGGCATCTCTACCTTGGTGTGGGACAGGGTTTGTGGCATCTCCACCTTGGTGTGGGACCTGGTTTGTGGCATCTCCACCTTGGTGTGGGACAGGGTCTGTGGCTTCTCCACCTTCGTGTGGGACCTGGTTTGTGGTATCTCCATCTTGGTGTGGGACCTGGTTTGTGGCATCTCCGCCTTGGTGTGGGACAGGGTTTGTGGCATTTCTGCCTTGGTGTGGGACAGGGTTTGTGGCATCTCTACCTTGGTGTGGGACAGGGTTTGTGGCATCTCCACCTTGATGTGAGCAGTGCTGGGGACACGGCGGTGGGTAGCAAGTGCCAGGGCAGAGCGGGCagcgggtgggaggcagcagctctTCCCCACCTCCACTCACCTTTACCTGCCCCAGAGACCACGCACCGCTTTGTCGGCAAAGCGTCCCCAGCGTGAGCGCACTTTGCCCTGCGAGGCAGCGCTTCCTGGGGATGTAAGCGGCTCTCCAGGCAATAAAAGCTCCGCAGACTCCGCAGGATTTTGGCTGGTGCAATCCTGCCCTCcctttgcagcagcttctggggcGGCCGGGCAGGGAGGTGCAGCCCTGTGTCCCCGGAGAGACCGGCTGTGATGCTCCGGGCTGTCCCGGCGCTGTGCTCCGCTCCCGGGGTGGCCGTGCTGCTCCCGAGCGAGCCGCCGGGCTTCCCGGCTCTGGGTGCTGGCAGAGCCATTGGTAACTCGTGGTAGGGCTGAGGCTTGAGAAGGAATCCCAgactcccagcatggcaggggttggcagggacctctgtgggtcacccagcccaaccccctgcccaagcagggtcacccagagcagggggcacagcaccgcggccagggggggctggaatatctccagagaaggagactccacagcctccctgggcagcctgggccagggctccggcaccctcagagggaagaagttcttcctcgggttcagctggagcttcctctgcttcagcctgtgcccattgccccttgtcctgtcgctgggcaccactggaaagagtctggccccatcctcctgacccccaccctgcagatatttagaggcatttctaaggtcccctctcagccttctcttctccaggctgaacaagcccagctccctcagcctctcctcgtaggagagatgctcccgtcccctcctcatcctcgcagccctccagtTGTGCAGAGCTTGAAGGCagcgtggctggggctggggggggggggatgcagccgatcccccccccccccggcagcagcgCTGGCTTTGCGGGGAGAGCCCTGCGGAGCTGCCAGCCGCACGGCTGCAGGAATGGAAACCGAAACTccgggctttctgctgggcgttTGTTTGTCTGAAATCCGCAGCCCCGGGTTTCGGCTCTCCCGCCCTGACGCTGTCGATGCGGTGACGGTGACGCAGCTTTGCCTCCTCCCTGCTCCGGCTGCCGGGCCCGGGCAGAGCCTTCCTCCTCTTCACCGCCGGAGATGAAGTAACAGCAGAGCCCAGCCGCTTCCCTGGGTTTCTGCTCGGTTTCTGTCACCTTTCTACGcatgctgagcagggctgggagctttATACGACAGCCAAAGCTGCTTGCTCCTTGCGCTGGAGCAGCTCGAGGGAAAATCTCCCACCTGTAGCGTCGGGGTGAAGCCCGGTGCCACGGCTGCTCTGCCCGggtcagcctggcactgcccAGCCCGGCTCCGGCATCTCGCGGGGGGATGTCTGGGGCTCCTTCTGGTTTTTCCCACTCTCTGTGGATGCCCGGGCCGTCGCCGAGGCGTTTGCCGTGGTTCGGAGGCAGCGCTGCGGGGAGGAGGATTTCTGCCCACAGCCAACACAAACCAGGGACGGGCTCCATCGCCCGTCCCGGTGCTCCGGGGACCGGCGCTGCCGCCGTCCCGAGCTCTTTGGCCTCGCTCGGCCCCAGGGCTGCATCGtcgcaggggagggggctgctcctTTCCTGCGCAGGGATGGGGCCCCCCGTGCTGCCCCGACCCATGACCTCATGGCCTCAGGGTGCGTCAGGGGAGGGTCAGGTTGGAGATCGGGAACAATTTCTGTCCTGggagagcggtcaggcgttggcccaggctgcccagggcagggggggagtccccatccctggggggggttcaaacaccgtggggATGTGGCCCTGTGGGACGTGGTTGAGcaggcgtgggggggctggggtgacggctggacttggtgatcttcaaggtcttctccaaccttcacGGTTCTGTGACGGTTCTCATGGCGGCCGTGAGGAAAAGGCCGGGATTTGGCCCCTTCCCGGGCAGCGAAGCCAAGCGCGGGGGCTCTGCGGGGTCGGCTCCTGCTGCGAGGCTGAGCCCCCCGCTCGCTCCTCGCTGGCAGCAGCGGAGCAGGGTGCAGCCCAGCCCTCACGGTGGCTTTGGTGCCGGGAGCAGGCGGGTTTGCTGCCCGGGGACGGCCGGTTCCCACGACCACCCACGGCTCCGGTGGGATCCGTCCAGCGCCCACCACCCTGGGCTGCCCTGCGCCCCTCCCTGCTGTGGAAGCCCCTTCCTCTCGGGGCTCcctggggtgggagcagggcGGGGGGATCCCTCCGAGGCACCCGATGGGTGCGGCTGCGCAGAGCTGGGAGGTAAAaaccatccttcctcttcctcttcctccttccttcggTGTTGACAAACATGCCAGACACCcgtccctgcccctccttcctcccctgctcccgctgccggcGTGCCCTCGGCATTTCCTTGCCCCCGCTTGATTTGAGGgtgactttttctttccctcgctttttctttcccttcgtGCCGGGGCCCCTGCGCGGTGTCACCCGGCACCATGCGCCCATCCCTCGGTGGAGGGATTGAACAGCGGTGCCCTCGGCGGGGGGAACTTCGCTCCCGGTGCCTGTGACCTGCGCTGGAGGTTGGAGGCACGGTGGGttgaatcccagaatcccagcatggtcggggttggcagggacctctgtgggtcacccagccccaccccctgcccaagcagggtcacccagagcagggggcacagcaccgcggccaggcggggctggaatatctccagagaaggagactccacagcctccctgggcagcctgggccagggctccggcaccctcagagggaagaagttcttcctcgggttcagctggagcttcctctgctccagtttgtgcccgttgccccttgtcctgtcgctgggcaccactggaaagagtctggccccgtcctcctgacccccaccctgcagatatttatgggcatttcgaaggtcccctctcagccttctcttctccaggctgaacaagcccagctccctcagcctctcctcgtaggagagatgctccagtcccctcctcatcctcgtagccctccgctggactctctccagtagctcctcatctctctcgaactggggagcccagcactggacccagcactgcagatgggacctccccagggcagagcagagggggaggagaacctccctcgccctgctgcccacactcctcctcatgcaccccaggatcccactgcccttctgggcacccagggcacgctgctggctcatggtcaccctgtcgtcccccagcactcccagtccctctccgcagagctgctctccagcaggtccgccccagcctgcactggtgcctggggttgttcctccccaggggcaggaccctgcccttgcccttgttgaacctcatcaggttcctctctgcccacctctccagc contains the following coding sequences:
- the GMEB2 gene encoding glucocorticoid modulatory element-binding protein 2 isoform X3: MAEDEDSLEAEIVYPITCGDSKANLIWRKFVCPGINVKCVQFDDHLISPKEFVHLAGKSTLKDWKRAIRMNGIMLRKIMDSGELDFYQHTKVCSNTCRSTKIDLTGARVSLTSQTSTEYIPLTPASADVNGSPATITIETCEDAGDWSTGVGDDTFAFWQGLKDTGLLEEVIHEFHQELVETMKGLQQRAQDPPLQLGDAVLLNNVVQNFGMLDLVKKVLASHKCQMDRSREQYTRDLAALEQQCDEHRKRAKELKHKSQHLNNVLMTLTPVSVPTPLKRPRLTRATSGPAAITSQVLSQPAQLAVTPSVPVSQLASLPLGKVVSALPPSVLGKSPSQPPAASSPASPLLGGYTVLASAGSTFPGTVEIHPDASNLTVLSTAAVQDGSTVVKVVSPFQLLTLPGLGTTIQNVTQMAPGGSTVVTVPSGAGEAAGDEHAAIEVTAVADEAEQK